Proteins from a single region of Pyrus communis chromosome 6, drPyrComm1.1, whole genome shotgun sequence:
- the LOC137737821 gene encoding uncharacterized protein — protein sequence MEDVLTEIPPPSRFFQEDLNNFTPPSPPLPSPFLLFSQNPDGAAAEFPIRPSLLIVALSSPSLHLFHSVSSKSLIGTLILPETPFSGNSIDPSLTDKSCNIYSLPNPRNPESPTLLVSFQCPIAAERCHAVAKLLTSHQIVPQRVLILDSVQTLNFRGKLSRDEAAAFKLETTAERKAPSLKLEYFPSGSVVDGLGAALLAACEIKNIRAALCMTWPQFGAPVLSLIRSHIFRALDLELSIDSGCGDYVILGQDKDHHHPSDSDLYT from the coding sequence ATGGAAGATGTACTGACTGAGATTCCGCCACCATCGAGGTTCTTCCAGGAAGATCTCAACAACTTCACACCTCCGTCGCCGCCCCTTCCCTCTCCCTTCCTCTTGTTCTCTCAAAACCCTGACGGAGCGGCGGCAGAGTTCCCTATCCGCCCCTCTCTTCTCATCGTCGCCCTATCCTCCCCATCCCTTCACCTCTTCCACAGCGTCTCCTCCAAATCCCTAATCGGAACCCTAATCCTCCCGGAAACCCCCTTCTCCGGCAACTCAATCGACCCCTCTCTCACAGACAAGTCCTGCAACATCTACTCCCTCCCAAACCCCCGAAACCCTGAATCCCCAACCCTTCTCGTCTCCTTCCAGTGCCCAATCGCCGCCGAGAGATGCCACGCCGTGGCCAAGCTGCTCACTTCTCATCAGATCGTCCCCCAGAGGGTCCTGATTCTCGACTCGGTCCAGACCCTGAACTTCCGCGGTAAGCTCTCGAGGGACGAGGCGGCGGCGTTCAAGCTGGAGACCACCGCGGAAAGAAAGGCGCCGTCTTTGAAGCTGGAGTATTTCCCGTCGGGCAGCGTCGTGGATGGGCTGGGGGCGGCGCTGTTGGCCGCGTGCGAAATCAAGAACATCAGGGCGGCGCTCTGCATGACATGGCCGCAATTCGGAGCTCCGGTGCTGTCCCTGATCAGGTCCCACATCTTCCGTGCCCTTGATTTGGAATTGAGCATTGATTCTGGTTGCGGGGATTATGTGATTCTAGGGCAAGATAAGGATCACCATCATCCTTCTGATTCTGATTTGTATACTTGA
- the LOC137738412 gene encoding peroxidase 11-like, with protein sequence MAPSLGFRPFVVQLLLLVFSVLSTGLRAGDPPLTLDYYKSACPTVFDIVKKEMECSVLSDPRNAALVVRLHFHDCFVQGCDGSVLLEDTIDLTGEKKALPNIHSLKGFRIVDRIKNQLESECPGVVSCADLLTIAARDAVILVGGPYWDVPLGRKDSITASPELAEANIPTANEGLLKIISKFLYQGLSVTDMVALSGAHTIGMARCENVRERIYSGEFEASSGFNPSSQSHLSDLRSTCPLVGGDNNVTAMDYVTPELFDNSFYQLLLKGEGVLNSDQEMYSSLLGIETGEIVKKYAADPIAFFEQFSESMVKLGNIVNDESFENGEVRKNCRFVNT encoded by the exons ATGGCTCCTTCCCTTGGCTTCCGACCCTTCGTTGTGCAACTTTTGCTGCTAGTTTTCTCCGTTTTGAGCACTGGCTTGCGCGCAGGTGACCCTCCGTTAACGTTGGACTACTACAAATCTGCGTGTCCGACTGTGTTTGACATTGTGAAGAAAGAAATGGAATGTTCTGTGCTCTCTGATCCTCGTAACGCTGCCTTGGTAGTTCGGTTGCATTTCCACGACTGTTTTGTTCAG GGATGTGATGGATCGGTTTTGCTAGAGGACACAATCGACCTGACAGGGGAGAAGAAAGCTTTGCCCAACATACACTCTTTAAAAGGTTTCAGAATTGTTGACAGAATCAAGAACCAGCTCGAATCAGAATGCCCAGGAGTCGTTTCATGCGCTGATCTTCTCACTATTGCTGCAAGAGATGCTGTGATTCTG GTTGGTGGACCTTATTGGGACGTTCCTCTAGGAAGAAAAGATTCCATAACTGCTAGCCCTGAACTTGCAGAGGCTAACATTCCTACTGCAAATGAAGGCCTTCTGAAAATCATCTCCAAATTTCTTTACCAAGGCTTATCAGTCACAGATATGGTGGCTCTTTCAG GAGCTCACACAATTGGCATGGCGCGGTGTGAGAACGTAAGAGAAAGGATTTATAGCGGCGAATTCGAAGCAAGTTCAGGATTCAATCCGTCGTCCCAGTCGCACCTCAGCGACCTGAGATCGACGTGCCCACTAGTTGGTGGGGACAATAACGTAACCGCCATGGATTACGTGACTCCCGAACTCTTTGATAATTCTTTCTATCAACTGCTGCTGAAAGGGGAGGGAGTGCTAAACTCAGATCAGGAAATGTACTCTAGTTTGTTGGGGATCGAAACGGGGGAGATTGTGAAGAAGTATGCAGCTGATCCaattgctttcttcgagcagtTTTCGGAGTCGATGGTGAAGTTGGGAAATATTGTTAACGATGAAAGCTTTGAGAATGGAGAAGTGAGAAAAAATTGCAGGTTTGTCAACACTTGA
- the LOC137737677 gene encoding inorganic pyrophosphatase TTM2-like gives MTQDMSGSDSHQRRQGLLKDQVRLVKRRDSSSYEIVPIQSSLSFEKGFFIVIRACQLLAQKNDGIILVGVAGPSGAGKTIFTEKILNFMPSVAVISMDNYNDASRIVDGNFDDPRLTDYDTLLQNVNDLKAGKQVEVPVYDFKSSSRTGYRTVEVPSSRIVIIEGIYALSEKLRPFLDLRVSVTGGVHFDLVKRVLRDIQRAGQEPEEIIHQISETVYPMYKAFIEPDLQTAHIKIINKFNPFTGFQSPTYILKSAKNLSADQIKAVFSEDHTEVKEETYDIYLLPPGEDPESCQSYLRMRDKDGKYSLMFEEWVTDNPFVISPRITFEVSVRLLGGLMALGYTIATILKRSSHVFSNDGVCVKIDWLEQLNRRYIQVQGKDRVVVRCVAEQLGLEGSYIPRTYIEQIQLEKLVNEVMALPDDLKTRLSLDEDLVSSPKEALSRATADRVAMRNKNLKSGMSQSYTTQRDKSTSKLTGYSSSSQRFDERNTESSTTLASQGVVTQLSEQMSLLNDRMDEFTNRIEELNSKLTVKNSPSQQNMALQAENCNGSAPTSYFLSGLGNGLLTGAIMPNSSSSSQLTKESSVMEEMSSIARGQRQIMHQLDNLSNLLRDSNGERPRPVKTNSRKNIVAQPEPLTVPLAITLAVGVVGVIIYKGILTRN, from the exons ATGACTCAAGATATGTCTGGTTCTGATTCACACCAAAGACGGCAAGGCCTTTTAAAAGATCAAGTTCGATTGGTTAAGCGAAGGGATTCTTCTTCTTACGAGATTGTACCGATTCAAAGTTCTTTGTCATTTGAGAAGGGGTTCTTTATAGTAATCCGTGCGTGCCAGTTGTTGGCCCAAAAGAATGACGGAATAATATTAGTAGGAGTTGCGGGTCCTTCTGGGGCTGGAAAGACTATATTTACAGAAAAGATTCTCAACTTTATGCCCAGCGTTGCTGTCATATCAATGGACAACTACAATGATGCCAGTCGAATTGTCGATGGAAACTTTGATG atCCACGCTTGACAGACTACGACACATTGCTCCAGAATGTCAATGATTTAAAAGCAGGGAAGCAGGTTGAGGTTCCAGTTTATGACTTCAAGTCTAGTTCCCGGACAGGTTACAG GACAGTTGAAGTCCCAAGTTCCCGTATTGTGATCATTGAGGGCATCTATGCTTTGAGTGAAAAGTTGCGAccttttctggatttacgagtATCAGTCACAGGTGGTGTTCACTTCGACCTTGTCAAAAGGGTTTTACGGGATATACAAAGAGCTGGCCAAGAACCAGAAGAAATAATCCATCAAATATCTGAAACT GTATATCCAATGTACAAGGCATTTATTGAGCCAGACCTTCAAACAGCACATATAAAAATTATCAACAAGTTTAACCCGTTTACTGGATTTCAGAGCCCCACTTACATTTTGAAG TCAGCAAAGAACTTGTCTGCGGATCAAATTAAGGCTGTTTTTTCTGAAGATCACACAGAAGTCAAGGAGGAGACCTATGATATATACCTTCTACCACCTGGTGAAGATCCGGAATCTTGCCAATCATATCTGAGGATGCGGGATAAAGATGGGAAATATAGTCTAATGTTTGAG GAATGGGTGACAGATAACCCATTTGTTATATCACCGAGAATAACTTTTGAGGTCAGTGTGCGTCTTCTTGGTGGACTAATGGCCTTGGGCTACACCATTGCAACCATCCTTAAAAGAAGCAGCCATGTATTCTCCAACGATGGAGTATGTGTAAAAATTGATTGGCTAGAGCAACTGAATCGTCGATATATTCAG GTGCAAGGAAAAGATCGGGTAGTTGTAAGATGTGTTGCTGAGCAGCTTGGCTTGGAAGGTTCATACATTCCTCGTACGTACATTGAACAGATTCAACTGGAAAAGCTTGTAAATGAGGTCATG GCTTTGCCAGATGATTTGAAGACGAGACTTAGCCTAGATGAGGATCTTGTTTCAAGCCCCAAAGAAGCACTTTCCAGAGCCACTGCAGATAGAGTTGCCATGAGAAATAAGAATCTCAAGAG TGGTATGTCACAGTCCTATACAACCCAACGGGACAAAAGTACATCTAAGCTTACCGGATATTCTTCCAGCAGTCAAAGGTTTGATGAGAGAAACACAGAGTCATCAACAACGCTAGCAAGCCAG GGAGTAGTGACTCAGCTATCAGAGCAAATGTCTTTGCTGAATGATAGAATGGATGAGTTTACAAATCGAATCGAAGAGCTGAATTCCAAGCTGACCGTGAAGAACTCTCCTAGCCAACAAAACATGGCTCTTCAAGCTGAAAACTGCAATGGCTCTGCTCCCACGTCTTATTTCCTTTCTGGCTTAGGCAACGGTTTGTTAACTGGGGCGATAATGCCTAATTCCTCCTCTTCCTCACAGCTGACTAAGGAGTCTTCAGTAATGGAAGAG ATGTCAAGCATTGCGAGGGGACAACGTCAAATCATGCATCAGTTAGACAATCTCAGCAATCTTCTCCGGGACAGCAATGGGGAAAGACCTCGCCCGGTAAAAACTAACAGCAGGAAGAACATCGTAGCTCAACCCGAACCCTTGACGGTTCCTCTTGCAATAACGCTGGCAGTTGGAGTTGTAGGAGTGATCATATACAAGGGTATCCTAACTAGAAACTga